A portion of the Ferrimonas lipolytica genome contains these proteins:
- a CDS encoding alpha/beta fold hydrolase: MTDSVTVTELWQQAEHGNFAGVKGVNIRYCIVRAPQSRGAIVLCSGRIESYMKYWPLVQWLYDQGYSLYLWDHRGQGLSERMLTNRHIGHVHHFRDYVADMVKFVRERVTPDKPAQRYLLAHSMGGAIAALYLHQYPHHFDKALLSSPMFGVQLPAPSWVISPLLSVLHQLRPEGYAVGGHNYRAIPFADNDNTHDENQYRAFRQLYQDRPELQLGAPSVQWIRQALALEQQWPQIQIETPTVVAIAGADTVVNNKAARLFAQRGQHELICIDDAMHELLMESDDYRQPLLNRLLEWFAPQPLHDLDDATAPATHPVSEER, encoded by the coding sequence ATGACCGATAGCGTTACTGTTACCGAGCTCTGGCAACAGGCTGAGCATGGCAACTTTGCTGGCGTAAAAGGGGTAAACATCCGCTACTGCATTGTGCGCGCGCCCCAAAGCCGTGGAGCTATCGTATTGTGCAGTGGCCGTATTGAAAGCTACATGAAGTACTGGCCATTGGTGCAGTGGTTATATGACCAAGGCTATAGCCTCTATTTGTGGGATCATCGCGGCCAAGGGTTATCAGAGCGGATGCTTACCAACCGGCACATTGGCCATGTACATCATTTCCGTGATTACGTGGCGGATATGGTTAAGTTCGTCCGCGAACGCGTTACTCCAGACAAACCGGCCCAACGCTACTTACTAGCGCACTCGATGGGTGGCGCCATTGCCGCATTATATCTGCATCAATACCCGCACCACTTCGATAAGGCACTATTGTCGTCGCCAATGTTTGGGGTACAACTACCGGCGCCAAGTTGGGTGATTTCACCACTACTAAGCGTGTTGCATCAGCTCAGGCCGGAAGGGTATGCCGTTGGTGGCCATAACTACCGAGCCATCCCCTTTGCTGACAATGACAACACCCATGACGAAAACCAATACCGTGCATTTCGACAGCTTTACCAAGATAGGCCTGAGCTGCAATTGGGGGCACCAAGTGTACAGTGGATCCGGCAAGCGTTAGCGCTTGAGCAGCAATGGCCTCAAATTCAAATAGAAACTCCGACGGTAGTGGCGATTGCCGGTGCCGATACAGTGGTAAATAACAAGGCGGCTAGGCTCTTTGCACAGCGTGGTCAACATGAACTTATCTGCATTGATGATGCCATGCATGAGCTATTGATGGAGAGTGACGACTATCGTCAGCCACTACTTAATCGGTTGTTGGAGTGGTTTGCGCCCCAGCCCCTGCACGACCTCGATGACGCAACAGCACCAGCAACTCATCCAGTGAGCGAGGAGCGCTAA
- a CDS encoding DUF1244 domain-containing protein, with translation MDKKTEVEAAVLRRLLAHLDANKDVQNIDLMILSGFCRNCLSKWYKAAADDHGLDVSDDDAREAIYGMPYSEWKANHQPKATDEQLTAYNARQHNLTT, from the coding sequence ATGGATAAAAAAACCGAAGTAGAAGCGGCGGTATTACGCCGTTTGTTGGCTCACCTCGATGCCAACAAAGATGTGCAAAATATCGATTTGATGATTTTGTCCGGCTTTTGCCGTAACTGCCTATCTAAATGGTACAAAGCCGCTGCCGACGATCACGGCCTAGACGTAAGCGATGATGATGCCCGTGAAGCCATCTATGGTATGCCTTACAGCGAATGGAAGGCCAACCACCAACCTAAGGCGACCGATGAGCAACTGACAGCTTACAACGCCCGTCAGCATAACCTAACCACATGA
- a CDS encoding DUF885 domain-containing protein: protein MRVALLLLTALLCSCANSPAPQYQVEQLLDDSWQLQLASQPTLAQRYGNVAAASQLANLSPENLSAIATKQQLLLDQANAIDVAQLNLEQQANLAIVKHQLQNGVDSYRYHEHYRPISAEGGFHTYLAQMARGQQLKNETQAAAYLARLEQIPRYFTEQTHWLQQGINSGNTVPKAVLIGFEQSIDAFITAPVDNIYYQPFANLSDDFPNRSQWQQRGLDAVTTKVVPSYQRFAAFYQNHYYPAARSSIAASALVDGNDYYANRVRHFTTLNMTAEQVHQLGLTEVARIRSEMAAVIEELDFHGSFAEFLTYLRTDPRFYPQTANELLYYAAHLSKQADAMLPKFFATLPRTPYGVKAVPTEIAPKYTTGRYSGSSGNDQPGYYWVNTYALDKRPLYEMEALTLHEAVPGHHLQISLASELALHPLRRNYYISAFGEGWGLYSEKLGLEGGFYRDPYSNFGRLTYEMWRACRLVVDTGMHAQGWSRQQAIDYLASNTALSLHNVTTEVDRYIGWPGQALSYKIGELTLWRLRHHAEQQLGEDFDIRQFHDQILKGGSLPMTQLEQQINAWIAARQGA, encoded by the coding sequence ATGAGAGTCGCGCTACTACTGCTAACCGCACTGCTTTGCAGCTGTGCTAATTCCCCCGCACCTCAATATCAAGTTGAACAACTATTGGATGATAGCTGGCAGCTACAGCTAGCTAGCCAACCGACGCTGGCACAGCGATATGGTAATGTCGCAGCTGCCAGTCAATTGGCGAATCTCAGCCCGGAAAACCTTAGCGCCATCGCCACTAAGCAACAGCTACTGCTCGACCAAGCCAACGCCATTGATGTTGCCCAGCTCAACTTGGAGCAACAAGCCAATCTCGCCATCGTTAAACATCAGCTGCAAAATGGCGTCGATAGTTATCGCTATCATGAACACTATCGACCAATCTCTGCCGAGGGTGGCTTTCATACCTACCTAGCGCAAATGGCGCGAGGTCAGCAGCTGAAAAATGAAACCCAAGCGGCAGCTTATCTTGCTCGTTTAGAGCAAATACCACGCTATTTCACAGAGCAAACCCACTGGCTACAGCAAGGGATCAACAGTGGCAACACGGTGCCTAAGGCGGTACTAATAGGGTTTGAGCAGAGTATCGATGCATTTATTACGGCCCCGGTAGACAACATCTACTATCAACCATTTGCCAACCTCAGCGACGACTTCCCCAATCGCAGTCAATGGCAGCAACGAGGCTTAGATGCAGTAACCACCAAGGTCGTGCCAAGTTATCAGCGCTTTGCAGCGTTCTATCAAAACCACTACTACCCTGCAGCAAGAAGCAGCATTGCCGCCAGTGCATTAGTAGATGGCAACGACTATTACGCCAATCGCGTCCGCCACTTCACCACTTTAAATATGACCGCCGAGCAGGTGCATCAACTTGGACTTACCGAGGTAGCACGGATCCGCAGCGAAATGGCGGCGGTCATTGAGGAGTTGGATTTTCATGGCAGCTTCGCTGAGTTTCTAACTTACCTACGCACCGACCCACGCTTCTATCCACAAACGGCCAATGAACTGCTGTATTACGCCGCCCACCTGTCCAAGCAAGCCGATGCGATGCTACCAAAGTTCTTCGCTACACTCCCCCGCACTCCCTATGGGGTGAAAGCTGTACCAACCGAGATAGCCCCTAAGTACACCACTGGCCGCTATTCAGGTTCCAGCGGTAATGACCAACCAGGATACTATTGGGTCAATACCTATGCTCTGGATAAGCGACCACTGTACGAGATGGAAGCACTAACTCTGCATGAAGCGGTTCCTGGCCACCATCTGCAGATCTCCCTTGCCTCAGAGTTAGCGTTGCATCCACTACGCCGTAACTACTACATCAGTGCCTTTGGTGAGGGTTGGGGTTTATATTCGGAAAAACTAGGACTAGAAGGGGGGTTCTACCGCGATCCCTACAGCAATTTTGGACGTTTAACCTATGAAATGTGGCGGGCCTGCCGTTTGGTGGTTGATACCGGTATGCACGCGCAAGGGTGGAGCCGTCAACAAGCCATCGACTATCTAGCCAGCAACACTGCATTGTCACTACACAACGTCACCACCGAAGTCGACCGCTACATTGGTTGGCCTGGGCAGGCCCTTTCATACAAAATTGGCGAATTGACTCTATGGCGTTTACGTCACCATGCAGAACAACAGCTTGGCGAGGATTTCGACATCCGCCAGTTTCATGATCAGATACTCAAAGGTGGATCACTACCAATGACTCAACTAGAACAACAAATTAATGCGTGGATAGCCGCGCGGCAAGGAGCATAA
- the hemN gene encoding oxygen-independent coproporphyrinogen III oxidase yields MQDKISWNQALIEKYNYSGPRYTSYPTAVEFHKEFSENDLAQAIVGSDKQNLSLYIHVPFCHKLCYYCGCNKIITRHAHKADQYLDYLEREIKARAPHFQQYNVTQMHWGGGTPTFLNPEQIRRLTNLLKEQFNFADEGEFSIEIDPREIEISTLDVLAEVGFNRISVGVQDFNKKVQQAVNREQDEQFIFDLLKAAKEKGFSSTNVDLIYGLPHQTPESFNETLERIKALAPDRLSVFNYAHLPHRFAAQRKIHDEDLPTPMQKLKILENSINILTEDGYQFIGMDHFAKPDDELAKLQRAGKLHRNFQGYTTQPDADLLGLGASAISSIGNAYAQNAVDLKDYYNTIDAQGTALIKGCSLERDDFIRRAVIKQLICHFEMDKTVIEQEWDINFDEYFATDIELLKPFIDDELVQHEGNIIRVTATGNLLIRNICMCFDRYMREKARQQQFSRVI; encoded by the coding sequence GTGCAGGACAAGATCAGTTGGAACCAAGCGTTGATTGAGAAGTATAACTACTCCGGTCCACGCTACACTTCCTACCCAACCGCGGTAGAGTTTCATAAAGAGTTTAGCGAGAATGATTTAGCACAAGCGATCGTCGGCTCAGATAAGCAGAACCTGTCTCTGTACATCCACGTGCCGTTCTGTCACAAGCTGTGTTACTACTGTGGCTGTAACAAGATCATCACACGTCATGCCCATAAGGCCGATCAGTACCTTGATTACCTAGAGCGTGAAATCAAAGCTCGTGCTCCTCACTTTCAACAGTACAACGTTACCCAGATGCACTGGGGCGGTGGTACACCTACCTTCTTAAACCCAGAGCAGATCCGTCGTTTGACCAACCTGCTAAAAGAGCAATTTAACTTTGCTGACGAAGGTGAATTCTCAATCGAGATTGATCCTCGTGAGATTGAGATCTCAACCCTGGACGTATTGGCAGAGGTTGGTTTTAACCGCATCTCTGTTGGCGTACAGGACTTCAACAAGAAGGTTCAGCAAGCGGTTAACCGCGAGCAGGACGAACAATTTATCTTTGACCTGCTCAAAGCAGCCAAAGAAAAAGGCTTCAGCTCAACCAACGTCGATCTGATCTACGGTCTGCCACACCAGACTCCAGAGAGCTTCAACGAAACCCTTGAGCGCATTAAGGCCTTGGCTCCAGACCGTCTAAGTGTATTTAACTACGCTCACCTGCCGCATCGTTTTGCTGCACAGCGTAAGATCCACGACGAAGATCTGCCAACCCCAATGCAAAAGCTGAAGATCTTAGAAAATAGCATCAACATCCTGACTGAAGATGGCTACCAATTTATCGGTATGGACCACTTCGCTAAGCCAGATGATGAACTCGCTAAGCTGCAACGCGCCGGTAAGTTACACCGTAACTTCCAAGGCTACACCACTCAGCCAGATGCGGATCTGCTGGGACTTGGTGCTTCGGCTATCTCGAGCATTGGCAACGCCTACGCTCAGAATGCAGTAGATCTGAAAGACTACTACAACACTATCGATGCTCAAGGCACCGCCTTGATCAAAGGTTGCTCACTAGAACGCGATGACTTTATCCGCCGTGCCGTGATCAAACAGCTGATCTGTCACTTTGAAATGGATAAAACCGTTATTGAACAAGAGTGGGATATTAACTTCGATGAATACTTCGCTACCGATATTGAGCTGCTTAAGCCATTTATCGACGACGAACTGGTTCAACACGAAGGTAATATTATCCGCGTTACCGCTACCGGCAACTTGCTGATCCGCAACATCTGCATGTGTTTTGACCGCTACATGCGTGAAAAAGCCCGCCAGCAGCAGTTCAGTCGCGTGATCTAA
- a CDS encoding DUF2489 domain-containing protein, with the protein MSVQGSLIVAAIAIVVALAVYAAILWRKVAQQQQQRSTKIAARQLHLQEQIQQIAKAALAEQCQPAEAALRLVNLLRAVPGADSERLAQQFPHLQALYDAISTQPILEQRKALPKLERRKLDMELEHHQAVLGPAISTDVAILADSSWRAQSLSK; encoded by the coding sequence ATGTCCGTACAGGGAAGTTTAATTGTTGCGGCTATCGCCATTGTGGTGGCGTTGGCCGTATACGCGGCCATTTTGTGGCGCAAAGTAGCACAGCAACAACAACAGCGTAGTACCAAAATCGCAGCGCGACAGCTGCACCTGCAAGAGCAGATTCAGCAAATCGCCAAAGCGGCGCTAGCAGAACAGTGCCAGCCAGCAGAAGCGGCGCTGCGGTTAGTTAACCTACTCCGTGCCGTGCCCGGGGCCGACTCTGAGCGATTAGCTCAGCAATTCCCCCACCTCCAAGCCCTTTATGATGCCATCAGCACACAGCCAATCTTAGAACAACGCAAAGCGTTGCCTAAGCTGGAGCGCCGTAAGCTGGACATGGAATTGGAGCATCACCAAGCAGTTCTTGGTCCTGCAATTAGCACAGATGTAGCTATTTTGGCGGATAGTAGTTGGCGCGCACAGTCCCTCTCAAAATAG
- the yihI gene encoding Der GTPase-activating protein YihI, with amino-acid sequence MTRAKRSRKVNTNGPARPPREKKQANVKFSKKAGKGQATGSRHSGAEVRAAVTGANVEKKDPRHGSKKPIALVMDAAQASVVKPAMKPEQELAKLEQSPRLSQLLDQVEGGELLSQADQFWLDSTLARIAVLMDQLGISDDLPAEEPAAPVKSSTTDSELDLFEQFEQGSDLLDQFKD; translated from the coding sequence ATGACTCGAGCTAAACGATCTCGCAAAGTGAACACCAATGGCCCCGCTCGCCCACCAAGGGAAAAGAAGCAAGCCAATGTTAAATTCAGCAAAAAAGCCGGTAAAGGCCAAGCTACTGGCAGTCGCCACAGCGGCGCTGAAGTACGTGCCGCCGTTACTGGTGCCAACGTAGAAAAGAAAGACCCACGCCATGGCAGCAAAAAGCCTATTGCTTTAGTTATGGATGCAGCGCAAGCATCTGTAGTTAAACCCGCGATGAAGCCAGAGCAAGAGCTCGCCAAACTTGAGCAGAGCCCACGTCTGAGCCAGTTATTGGATCAGGTTGAAGGTGGTGAACTGCTAAGCCAAGCGGATCAGTTCTGGTTAGACAGCACCTTAGCGCGCATTGCCGTGCTGATGGATCAGCTTGGGATCAGCGATGATCTGCCAGCAGAAGAGCCAGCGGCTCCAGTAAAATCGAGTACTACCGATAGCGAACTCGACCTATTCGAGCAATTCGAACAAGGCAGCGACCTACTCGACCAATTTAAAGACTAA
- a CDS encoding class I SAM-dependent methyltransferase encodes MELVLYTRLTTVMLGMSMLCPLCQHIDPQHYHQDKRRHYFQCPQCKLVFADPAALLPASAEKQIYDQHQNNPDDLGYRKFLNRLAAPLLLRLPLQQQGLDFGCGPGPTLSLMLADAGHEMALYDPYFVPDRSPLKQQYDFVTCTEAIEHFYQPRREWHLLLNLIRPGGYLGIMTKLVRNKDAFAQWHYKNDPTHVSFFSEATFRYLAKQHNLRLEILGNDIILLQKSA; translated from the coding sequence GTGGAATTGGTATTATATACTCGCCTAACCACCGTTATGTTAGGAATGTCCATGCTCTGCCCGCTGTGCCAGCACATTGATCCGCAACACTATCATCAAGATAAACGCCGCCATTACTTTCAATGCCCGCAATGTAAGTTAGTGTTTGCCGATCCTGCAGCATTGCTGCCTGCATCAGCAGAAAAGCAGATCTACGACCAACACCAAAATAACCCAGATGATCTAGGCTACCGCAAATTCTTAAACCGCTTAGCTGCGCCACTGCTGCTACGCCTGCCGTTGCAGCAACAAGGCTTAGACTTTGGCTGTGGTCCAGGCCCAACCTTATCGCTAATGCTTGCTGACGCGGGGCACGAAATGGCCCTCTATGATCCCTATTTCGTTCCAGACCGCTCGCCACTCAAGCAGCAATATGACTTTGTTACCTGCACCGAGGCCATTGAACACTTTTACCAACCGCGCCGAGAATGGCATCTGCTACTCAATTTGATCCGCCCCGGTGGTTACCTTGGCATAATGACCAAACTGGTGCGCAATAAGGACGCGTTTGCACAGTGGCACTATAAGAACGATCCGACTCACGTCAGCTTCTTCAGCGAAGCAACCTTTCGTTATTTAGCCAAACAACACAACTTACGCTTAGAAATCCTCGGCAACGACATCATTCTGCTGCAAAAATCAGCATAA
- a CDS encoding c-type cytochrome, with the protein MKKFAVVLAAVAAISTPALAAGDAEAGKAKVATCTACHGADGNSPIDLYPKLAGQHEGYLLKQLIDLKKAATSGGKEGRNDPVMSPMAMMLATEQDMADVAAYYAGQLTSAGNSDDAELIAAGEKLYLGGDPERQVTACVACHGVTGQGMQLAGYPSLAGQHTSYLKAQLEKFRSGARNNDMNGMMSDISKRLSDDDINALSHYLNAQ; encoded by the coding sequence ATGAAAAAGTTTGCAGTAGTTCTGGCCGCAGTAGCGGCAATCTCCACCCCAGCCTTAGCCGCTGGTGACGCCGAAGCTGGCAAAGCCAAAGTTGCAACCTGTACGGCCTGTCACGGTGCCGACGGCAACAGCCCGATCGACCTCTATCCGAAACTTGCAGGACAGCATGAAGGGTACCTGCTAAAACAACTTATCGATCTAAAAAAAGCGGCCACCAGCGGTGGTAAAGAGGGTCGCAATGATCCGGTAATGAGCCCAATGGCGATGATGCTTGCAACCGAGCAAGATATGGCTGACGTTGCGGCCTACTACGCAGGCCAACTAACCAGTGCCGGCAACAGCGATGACGCTGAATTAATTGCCGCTGGCGAGAAACTCTACTTAGGTGGCGATCCAGAGCGTCAGGTTACCGCCTGTGTTGCCTGCCACGGCGTCACTGGCCAAGGTATGCAACTAGCAGGTTATCCATCACTAGCTGGACAACACACTTCATACCTCAAAGCTCAACTTGAGAAGTTCCGCAGTGGTGCTCGTAATAACGACATGAACGGTATGATGAGCGACATCAGCAAACGTCTCAGTGACGATGACATCAACGCCTTGTCTCATTACCTCAACGCCCAATAG
- the yihA gene encoding ribosome biogenesis GTP-binding protein YihA/YsxC — protein sequence MTDQIVDFRRASFVTSAPDITHLPEDVGMEIAFAGRSNAGKSSALNTLTDHKGLAHTSKTPGRTQLINVFRLDDERRLIDLPGYGFAKVPLEMKLQWQEKLAQYLEERQCLRGLVVMMDVRHPLKDLDSNMIAWGVAAEMPVLVLLTKADKLKQAEKNKVLRKVKENLSELGGEITIQLFSSLKGTGREPALRVLNGWFQRHSDIEAGLSE from the coding sequence GTGACTGATCAAATTGTTGATTTTCGTCGGGCCAGTTTTGTAACTAGTGCCCCAGACATTACCCACCTACCTGAAGATGTGGGTATGGAGATCGCGTTTGCCGGTCGCTCTAATGCTGGCAAGTCCAGTGCCCTTAATACCTTGACCGATCACAAAGGTCTGGCACACACCAGTAAAACCCCAGGTCGTACTCAGCTGATCAACGTGTTTCGCTTAGACGATGAACGTCGCCTAATCGATCTGCCGGGCTATGGTTTTGCCAAGGTTCCGCTAGAGATGAAACTGCAGTGGCAAGAGAAGCTCGCTCAGTACCTTGAAGAGCGTCAGTGCTTACGTGGTTTAGTGGTGATGATGGACGTACGTCACCCATTGAAAGATCTCGATTCAAATATGATTGCTTGGGGGGTTGCTGCTGAAATGCCGGTACTGGTACTGCTAACTAAAGCAGACAAATTAAAACAGGCAGAGAAGAACAAGGTCTTAAGAAAGGTAAAAGAAAACCTGTCTGAGCTTGGCGGTGAGATCACCATTCAGCTGTTCTCTTCGTTGAAGGGTACCGGTCGCGAGCCTGCTCTGCGAGTACTTAATGGTTGGTTCCAGCGTCACAGTGATATTGAAGCTGGATTGTCTGAGTAG